From the genome of Dermacentor variabilis isolate Ectoservices unplaced genomic scaffold, ASM5094787v1 scaffold_14, whole genome shotgun sequence, one region includes:
- the LOC142567721 gene encoding uncharacterized protein LOC142567721 produces MATSTSATMPTCIKELHPLTPLRGLGDCTTAQPPNPLTFAMQVSTSYALFAKKSSNYILVQFPSPHCCVAIAVECAHVIHSLLMLSGDVETNPGPEGNAAVLAELQKLNAGQTLLITEIQGLKTQLNTTDQTIASLDKRMADLETHYQTLLHLRNDIEIMQSTTIDQAKRIKELETRLDDAENQSRRNKLIFYGIPDPASAETWAESEKLVIDVCRKNLDITLEPNDIERAHRLGNHSADRIRPVIVKFLSHKTKNALLSNGRKLKDTNYSIGEDFSHTVRHARKQLPVFAKANSNKYSLRFKTLHIGSKRYVFDASSQAVKEIA; encoded by the coding sequence ATGGCCACATCGACATCAGCAACAATGCCAACATGTATAAAAGAGCTTCACCCGCTGACACCGCTTCGTGGGCTCGGTGACTGCACCACAGCGCAGCCGCCTAATCCGCTTACCTTTGCGATGCAGGTCAGTACATCATATGCCCTCTTCGCTAAAAAATCCAGTAATTATATTTTGGTGCAGTTTCCGAGCCCGCACTGCTGTGTTGCCATTGCCGTTGAGTGTGCTCACGTAATTCATTCCTTGCTCATGCTATCAGGTGACGTTGAGACTAACCCTGGTCCTGAGGGCAACGCTGCTGTACTCGCTGAACTACAGAAGCTAAACGCGGGACAGACCCTGTTGATTACGGAAATACAGGGCCTCAAAACACAGTTGAATACAACAGACCAAACCATAGCAAGCCTAGACAAACGAATGGCCGATCTCGAAACGCATTACCAAACACTTCTTCACCTCAGAAACGATATTGAAATAATGCAGTCAACCACAATCGACCAAGCTAAAAGGATTAAAGAACTAGAAACACGCCTAGATGACGCGGAAAACCAATCACGTCGGAATAAACTTATTTTCTATGGCATCCCTGACCCTGCTAGCGCTGAAACGTGGGCTGAGTCAGAAAAACTAGTCATTGATGTTTGCCGCAAAAATCTTGATATAACCTTGGAACCTAACGACATTGAAAGAGCGCATCGCCTCGGAAATCATTCAGCCGACCGAATTCGTCCCGTAATCGTAAAATTCCTATCTCATAAAACTAAAAACGCACTGTTATCAAATGGCCGTAAATTGAAAGACACAAACTACAGTATTGGAGAGGACTTCTCCCACACCGTTCGGCACGCGCGTAAACAGTTACCAGTGTTTGCCAAAGCCAATTCCAACAAGTACTCCTTGCGCTTCAAAACCCTGCACATCGGCTCAAAACGCTATGTATTTGACGCATCATCCCAAGCCGTTAAGGAAATAGCATAG